Proteins from a single region of Budorcas taxicolor isolate Tak-1 chromosome 7, Takin1.1, whole genome shotgun sequence:
- the LOC128051101 gene encoding olfactory receptor 2H1-like, with the protein MTLFVTVSVSYMITLVGNTTIILLFHLNPHLRTPMYFFLTNLSILDLCFTTSCIPQMLVHLGGPDKTISYLGCAVQLYIFLGLGAAECVLLLVMAFDRYVAVCRPLHYTVIMQPHVCHKLAFLVWSSGIFGTLVQSPTTMKLPFCHHHRVDDFVCEVPALIRLACGDTHSNELQISVIGSVFLMVPLLLILISYGHIARTVLAIQSHEGRRKAFQTCSSHLVVVFLFYCTVTAVYIQPRSHFSQKGGKFLTLFYTVVTPTLNPLIYTLRNKDIKGALKRLFGKDRTSNV; encoded by the coding sequence ATGACCCTTTTTGTGACTGTGTCTGTCTCTTACATGATCACCCTAGTGGGCAACACCACAATCATACTTCTGTTCCACCTAAACCCTCACCTCcgcacccccatgtacttcttcctcaccAACCTCTCCATCCTGGACCTCTGTTTCACCACCAGCTGCATTCCCCAGATGCTAGTCCATCTCGGGGGCCCAGACAAGACCATCAGCTACCTGGGATGTGCAGTCCAGCTCTATATCTTCTTGGGACTGGGAGCTGCtgagtgtgtgctgctgctggtCATGGCCTTCGACAGATATGTGGCAGTATGCCGACCCCTACACTACACAGTCATCATGCAGCCTCACGTGTGTCACAAGCTAGCATTTTTGGTCTGGTCAAGTGGCATATTTGGCACCTTGGTGCAGTCACCCACCACCATGAAGCTCCCCTTCTGCCATCATCACCGGGTGGACGACTTTGTCTGTGAAGTCCCTGCACTGATCCGTCTGGCCTGTGGGGATACACACTCCAATGAGCTCCAGATTTCTGTTATTGGCTCTGTTTTCCTTATGGTGCCACTCCTGCTCATCCTTATCTCCTATGGTCACATTGCCCGGACAGTGCTGGCCATCCAGTCCCAtgaagggaggaggaaggccTTCCAAACCTGTTCCTCTCACCTGGTGGTTGTTTTCCTCTTCTACTGCACAGTCACTGCTGTCTACATCCAGCCCCGAAGCCATTTTTCCCAGAAGGGAGGAAAGTTTCTAACTCTTTTCTACACTGTGGTGACCCCCACTCTCAATCCTCTCATCTATACCTTGAGGAACAAGGACATAAAGGGGGCTCTCAAGAGGCTATTTGGGAAAGACAGAACATCCAATGTGTAG